The following coding sequences lie in one Mycoplasma tauri genomic window:
- a CDS encoding type I restriction-modification system subunit M translates to MGNKIISKNELGAIIWDSASKLRGNLDANEYKNYILGLIFYRFLSKKQEDELLKQGVDRSDLKYFSAKINWEEIDFDQTETLNDYDHMQTIKKRINTDCGYFIYYENLYQTWTSQESKDKNKFSVSVLSEAINEFIRSITNECRELFEGIFFVFENELSKLGINSDEQTEKLLKLMENIQKIPTENQNYDVLGYVYEYLIGKFASSAGKKGGEFYTPHEVSTLMAEIVSYHLKDRETIKVYDPTSGSGSLLLTIGETFKKYSKNSSPVVYYAQELNKQTFNLTRMNLVMKGINTANIHVRNADTLEQDWPFFDNNGYYIYQSVDAVVSNPPYSQKWNNLNKESDERYKSYGVAPSSKADYAFLLHDLYHLDPEGILTIVLPHGVLFRGGSEKEIRTQLIKKGQIDTIIGLPANIFYGTGISTIIMVIKKEKQTSDIQFIDASQLYVKDGKDNKLEAKHIRKIVDTVNNRREIKNFSRIVSLEEIEQNDYNLNISRYIDNFSKDETHDLYSSMYGGVSESELAKYSEFLNNFPTVKKSLFSDAKPGYYSILSNENGEIRNSIVENEQIKEYLDKFAQIAKDFYNYLLNTCGNLDNLKNIKRNLEDKLIDYIFNNIEELAFIEKYDIYQILINNIEKIKDDLELISYYDNNELSIDEFLKDSEILDVKRKKDNSIVEWNSQLFSNEFICQKYFANQSNQIKELKDELTDIESRIGEIEDSIDESEKNEPIFTEGKIDSKELQKYAKSIKTTPETDSFESQILEINDLINQKTKTRKTLSTLEQTLVIESYEKYISLNNDEVFALLVDKWSEPIIKQISKQGTEIIDDYIAKFENLENKYKYTLSDINTQIRDNEQKLVELLKDLNGDESDMQAINELINILGGK, encoded by the coding sequence ATGGGTAATAAGATTATTTCAAAAAATGAACTTGGTGCAATTATTTGAGATTCGGCTAGTAAATTAAGAGGTAATTTAGATGCTAATGAATATAAAAACTATATTTTAGGTTTGATTTTTTATCGATTTTTATCAAAAAAACAAGAAGATGAGCTACTTAAACAAGGTGTTGACCGCTCTGATTTAAAATATTTTTCAGCCAAAATCAACTGAGAAGAAATTGATTTTGACCAAACTGAAACTTTAAATGACTACGACCATATGCAAACAATTAAAAAACGAATTAACACTGACTGTGGTTATTTCATTTACTATGAAAATTTATACCAAACATGAACTAGTCAAGAATCAAAAGACAAAAATAAATTTAGTGTTAGTGTGCTTTCAGAAGCGATTAACGAATTTATCCGTTCAATTACTAATGAATGTCGTGAGCTTTTTGAGGGTATATTTTTTGTCTTTGAAAACGAATTAAGTAAATTAGGAATTAACTCCGATGAACAAACAGAAAAATTACTAAAATTAATGGAAAACATCCAAAAAATTCCAACTGAAAATCAAAATTATGATGTTTTAGGCTATGTTTATGAATATTTAATTGGCAAATTTGCTTCGAGCGCCGGAAAAAAAGGTGGTGAATTTTACACTCCGCATGAAGTATCAACACTAATGGCAGAAATTGTGTCTTATCACTTAAAAGACCGCGAAACAATTAAAGTTTATGACCCTACTTCTGGTTCTGGTTCGCTACTTTTAACAATTGGTGAAACATTTAAAAAATACTCAAAAAATTCAAGTCCTGTTGTTTATTATGCACAAGAACTTAATAAGCAAACATTTAACTTAACACGTATGAATTTAGTAATGAAGGGGATTAACACTGCTAATATTCATGTTAGAAATGCAGACACACTTGAACAAGATTGACCATTTTTTGATAACAATGGTTATTACATTTACCAAAGTGTTGATGCAGTAGTTTCTAATCCACCTTACTCACAAAAATGAAATAATTTAAATAAAGAAAGTGACGAACGTTACAAAAGTTATGGCGTAGCCCCTTCTTCGAAAGCTGATTATGCATTTCTTTTACATGACTTATACCACTTAGACCCTGAGGGAATTTTAACAATTGTATTGCCACACGGTGTTTTATTTAGAGGTGGAAGTGAAAAAGAAATAAGAACCCAGCTTATTAAAAAAGGTCAAATTGACACAATTATTGGCTTGCCAGCTAATATATTTTATGGCACAGGCATTTCAACCATTATTATGGTCATTAAAAAAGAAAAACAAACTAGCGATATTCAATTCATTGATGCATCACAACTTTATGTTAAAGACGGTAAAGACAATAAACTAGAAGCAAAACACATTCGTAAAATTGTTGACACTGTTAATAACCGCAGAGAAATTAAAAACTTTTCAAGAATTGTTTCTTTAGAAGAAATAGAACAAAATGACTATAACTTAAATATATCTCGCTATATTGACAACTTCTCAAAAGACGAAACACATGATTTATATTCTTCAATGTATGGCGGCGTAAGCGAGAGTGAACTTGCTAAGTATTCAGAATTTTTAAATAATTTTCCAACAGTTAAAAAATCGCTTTTTAGCGATGCAAAACCAGGCTATTACTCAATTTTAAGCAACGAAAATGGCGAAATTAGAAATTCTATTGTTGAAAATGAACAAATAAAAGAATATTTAGACAAATTCGCGCAGATTGCTAAAGATTTTTATAATTATTTACTAAACACGTGTGGTAATTTGGATAATTTAAAAAATATTAAACGCAATCTAGAAGATAAATTGATTGACTATATTTTCAATAATATTGAAGAATTAGCTTTCATTGAAAAATATGATATTTACCAAATATTAATCAACAATATTGAAAAAATCAAAGACGATTTAGAATTAATATCATATTATGACAATAATGAATTAAGCATCGATGAATTTCTAAAAGATTCTGAAATTTTAGATGTCAAAAGAAAAAAAGACAATTCAATTGTTGAATGAAACTCACAATTATTTAGCAATGAGTTTATTTGCCAAAAATATTTTGCAAACCAAAGCAACCAAATAAAAGAATTAAAAGACGAATTAACAGATATTGAATCAAGAATTGGTGAAATTGAAGATTCAATTGATGAATCAGAGAAAAATGAACCAATATTTACTGAAGGTAAAATAGATTCCAAAGAATTACAAAAATACGCTAAAAGTATCAAAACAACTCCTGAGACTGATTCATTTGAATCTCAAATTTTAGAAATCAATGATTTGATTAACCAAAAAACAAAAACTAGAAAAACATTAAGCACTTTAGAACAAACTTTAGTTATCGAATCATATGAAAAATATATATCACTTAATAATGATGAAGTTTTTGCACTATTAGTAGACAAATGGTCAGAACCAATAATAAAACAAATAAGTAAACAAGGAACAGAAATTATTGATGATTACATCGCTAAATTTGAAAACCTTGAAAATAAATACAAATACACATTAAGTGACATTAATACTCAAATTCGTGATAATGAACAAAAACTTGTTGAATTATTAAAAGACCTAAACGGTGATGAAAGTGATATGCAAGCCATCAATGAACTTATCAATATTTTAGGCGGTAAATAA
- a CDS encoding restriction endonuclease subunit S, producing MSNSLKPAIRFKEFTNDWEQRKLGELGFVSSSGVDKKYKKNEKEVYLLNYMDVYRKLVITEKNYKKLMITTATEDQIKTKNIIEGDIFFTPTSETREDIGHSLCIPKTLINAVYSYHLYRFRPNKEKIDVTFSNYFTNIQTVRSQLMFYSQGNQRYVFSTNDLLNTNVKMPSLKEQFLVGNVFSNIDSLITLHQRKLEKLKNIKNMLLEKMFADEKTLKPAIRFKEFTNAWEQRKLGELGFVSSSGVDKKYKKNEKEVYLLNYMDVYRKLVITEKNYKKLMITTATEDQIKTKNIIEGDIFFTPTSETREDIGHSLCIPKTLINAVYSYHLYRFRPNKEKIDVTFSNYFTNIQTVRSQLMFYSQGNQRYVFSTNDLLNTNVKMPSLKEQFLVGNVFSNIDSLITLHQRKLEKLKNIKNMLLEKMFI from the coding sequence ATGTCTAATTCACTAAAACCAGCAATTAGATTCAAGGAATTTACTAACGATTGAGAACAGAGAAAATTGGGGGAATTAGGTTTTGTAAGCTCATCTGGGGTTGATAAAAAGTACAAAAAGAATGAAAAAGAAGTATATTTATTGAACTACATGGATGTTTATCGAAAGCTAGTTATAACAGAAAAAAATTATAAGAAACTAATGATAACCACCGCAACTGAAGACCAAATAAAAACAAAGAATATTATCGAAGGTGACATATTTTTTACTCCAACATCTGAAACTAGAGAGGATATAGGACATTCGTTGTGTATTCCCAAAACCCTTATAAATGCCGTGTATTCGTATCATTTATACAGATTTAGACCCAATAAGGAAAAAATCGATGTTACTTTTAGTAATTATTTTACAAATATACAGACGGTTAGAAGCCAATTAATGTTTTATAGTCAAGGAAATCAACGCTATGTATTTTCTACAAATGATTTACTAAATACTAATGTCAAAATGCCGTCATTAAAAGAACAATTTCTTGTTGGTAATGTGTTTAGCAATATCGACTCCCTAATCACCCTTCATCAGCGTAAGTTAGAAAAGCTAAAAAACATTAAAAATATGCTCTTAGAAAAGATGTTTGCGGATGAAAAAACACTAAAACCAGCTATTAGATTCAAGGAATTTACTAACGCTTGAGAACAGAGAAAATTGGGGGAATTAGGTTTTGTAAGCTCATCTGGGGTTGATAAAAAGTACAAAAAGAATGAAAAAGAAGTATATTTATTGAACTACATGGATGTTTATCGAAAGCTAGTTATAACAGAAAAAAATTATAAGAAACTAATGATAACCACCGCAACTGAAGACCAAATAAAAACAAAGAATATTATCGAAGGTGACATATTTTTTACTCCAACATCTGAAACTAGAGAGGATATAGGACATTCGTTGTGTATTCCCAAAACCCTTATAAATGCCGTGTATTCGTATCATTTATACAGATTTAGACCCAATAAGGAAAAAATCGATGTTACTTTTAGTAATTATTTTACAAATATACAGACGGTTAGAAGCCAATTAATGTTTTATAGTCAAGGAAATCAACGCTATGTATTTTCTACAAATGATTTACTAAATACTAATGTCAAAATGCCGTCATTAAAAGAACAATTTCTTGTTGGTAATGTGTTTAGCAATATCGACTCCCTAATCACCCTTCATCAGCGTAAGTTAGAAAAGCTAAAAAACATTAAAAATATGCTTTTAGAAAAGATGTTTATTTAG